From the bacterium genome, one window contains:
- the cobA gene encoding uroporphyrinogen-III C-methyltransferase — MSAETHGNGRVFIVGAGPGDPELLTLRAARLLEGADAVVYDRLVSEQVLSLCPPRCRRIYAGKSAGRHTLTQEEINRLLVEFAREGLRVVRLKGGDPFVFGRGGEEALALAESGIPFEIIPGVSSAVAGPAYAGIPVTHRGLAAAVTFVTAHEDPAKPDSQVDYAHLAQTRGTLVFLMGARSVGRIAHALITGGMAPATPVAIVENATTERQRTIRCSLESAPLFAEREEISPPAVIVVGEVAALSDELDWFHPEARREILWGHPASPESLEEQLNSAAPNAARI; from the coding sequence ATGAGCGCGGAAACGCACGGAAACGGCCGGGTCTTCATCGTGGGTGCAGGTCCCGGCGACCCCGAACTGCTCACGCTTCGGGCGGCCCGTCTGCTCGAGGGCGCCGATGCCGTCGTTTACGACCGCCTGGTTTCCGAGCAGGTGCTCTCCCTCTGCCCGCCCCGCTGCCGCCGCATCTATGCCGGCAAGAGCGCCGGACGGCACACCCTGACGCAGGAGGAGATCAACCGCCTTCTGGTGGAATTCGCGCGCGAGGGCCTGCGGGTCGTCCGCCTGAAGGGGGGGGATCCCTTTGTCTTCGGCCGCGGCGGCGAGGAAGCGCTCGCTCTCGCCGAATCCGGCATCCCCTTCGAGATTATCCCCGGCGTCAGCTCGGCGGTGGCGGGACCGGCCTACGCCGGCATCCCCGTCACCCACAGGGGGCTGGCCGCCGCAGTCACCTTCGTGACCGCCCATGAGGACCCGGCGAAGCCGGACAGCCAGGTGGACTACGCCCATCTGGCGCAGACGCGCGGCACCCTCGTCTTTCTGATGGGCGCACGGTCTGTCGGCCGGATCGCCCATGCGCTCATCACGGGCGGGATGGCGCCTGCCACGCCGGTGGCCATCGTCGAAAACGCAACGACCGAAAGGCAGCGCACGATCCGCTGCTCGCTTGAAAGCGCACCCTTGTTCGCCGAACGGGAAGAAATCTCGCCGCCCGCCGTCATCGTGGTCGGAGAGGTGGCCGCCCTTTCGGACGAATTGGACTGGTTCCACCCGGAAGCCCGCA